A single region of the Cucumis melo cultivar AY chromosome 3, USDA_Cmelo_AY_1.0, whole genome shotgun sequence genome encodes:
- the LOC127148660 gene encoding uncharacterized protein LOC127148660, translating to MTDTGDALVGDASKARKRALAELQKVHEAAARERKTIDLDAVRPLNRLAQKNRSAGFNFPSVGSTVNGLNVTGPKIIGLQIEGEAVGGSESGGLKAILSKGLRIERNLNFNYAEIGTSIASESLNEIGPDVTSNDLCQIGPQFVPANLVVHDKIQPNTAPGRLQIEGGHVDGSDFGGLKAESSKGPRIENKVKLNSAVMGPSLASEIQKEIGPKLSGLQIEVILRDVYYGVAFGGSPIQGEMEDFDLAIRDADLVEPQCRETGLLGLGVSPIVSLMRNLHHLKPILRRWFGRHIKSLSEKVRNAKAAMDIAQREVERNPMSDVLSHQAGLATETFWTAVILEEASLRQKSRIRWLKLGDQNTTFFHRSVRSRMSRNTLRSLVDSDGTRVSSHDGVAQMAVNYFSNSLGSQVIGYRELSPFIDDIVQFEWSEECCFFKGAWSVVGEDFCDAVLHFFETCYLPVGVNATTITLIPKHNGAERLKDFRPISCCNVLCKCISKILADRLRVWLPSFISSNQSAFVLGRSIIENILLCQELVGGYHLNSGKPRCTLKVDLQKAYDSVNWDFLFGLLIAIGTPLKFVSWIRACVTSTMFSIMINGSLKGFFHGRKGVRQGDPLSPFLFVMVMEILSRLFANPRKSSIFVAGVNNENASHLAACMGFVRGNLPVRYLGLPLLAGRLCSNDYAPLIHRITSRIRSWTTRVLSFAGRLQLVRFVLRSLQVYWASVFVLPAYVHHEVDKILRSYLWRGKEEGRGGIKVAWVDVCLPFEEGGLGIRDGPSWNIASTLKILWLMLTNSGSLWVAWVEAYILKGRSVWDVDSRVGRSWYLRAILRKREKLKHLVRMKVGNGNSCRVWLDSWLPGGAILEQVGERVMYDAASRREARLSDFIDPDGEWLWPRVSLDLIDLWERVQEVSPCLSVSDSWVWVPGHQGGFSIASAWEAVRPRGGRVLWDGLLWGGGNIPKHSFCAWLAIKDRLGTRDRLHRWDSSVLLSCILCQGGMESRDHLFFSCSFGGDVWSRVLRIMASSHRIGHWGVELFWICHQGIGKGVRRKLWRVLWCATIYFIWNERNHRLHGGQAHDPIVIFHLICSWIRARAGSWREDAHLPF from the exons ATGACAGATACTGGAGATGCGTTGGTCGGCGATGCTTCGAAGGCTCGAAAGCGAGCATTGGCCGAATTACAGAAAGTTCACGAGGCGGCGGCACGCGAGAGGAAGACGATTGACCTAGATGCAGTTCGCCCTCTAAACCGACTGGCCCAGAAAAATCGTTCGGCTGGGTTCAATTTTCCGTCTGTTGGATCTACGGTGAATGGACTGAATGTTACTGGGCCTAAGATAATTGGGCTTCAAATTGAAGGTGAAGCTGTTGGCGGGTCAGAATCGGGTGGGCTGAAGGCAATTTTGTCCAAGGGGCTGCGGATtgaaagaaatttgaatttcaattatGCTGAAATTGGAACGTCAATTGCTTCAGAAAGTTTGAATGAAATTGGGCCTGACGTTACGTCAAATGATTTGTGTCAAATTGGGCCGCAATTTGTTCCTGCCAATTTGGTAGTCCATGATAAAATTCAGCCAAACACAGCTCCTGGTCGGCTTCAAATTGAAGGTGGTCATGTTGATGGATCAGATTTTGGTGGGCTGAAGGCTGAATCGTCTAAGGGGCCGCGAATTGAGAATAAGGTGAAATTGAATTCTGCCGTAATGGGACCGTCACTTGCTTCGGAAATTCAAAAGGAAATTGGGCCTAAGCTAAGTGGACTTCAAATTGAAG TAATATTGAGAGACGTTTATTATGGCGTCG CATTTGGGGGATCTCCTATTCAGGGTGAGATGGAGGACTTTGATCTGGCTATTCGTGATGCTGACTTAGTAGAGCCTCAGTGCAGGGAAACTGGTTTACTTGGACTA GGTGTCTCTCCGATAGTGAGCCTCATGAGAAATCTTCATCATCTCAAGCCTATCCTGCGAAGATGGTTTGGTAGACACATAAAGAGTCTGAGTGAGAAGGTACGCAATGCTAAGGCAGCCATGGATATAGCCCAGAGAGAGGTAGAACGTAATCCTATGTCGGATGTTTTGAGTCACCAAGCAGGTCTTGCTACGGAGACTTTCTGGACAGCAGTTATATTGGAGGAAGCCTCGCTTCGGCAGAAATCCAGAATACGATGGTTAAAGCTGGGTGATCAGAATACGACTTTTTTCCATCGATCAGTCCGCTCTCGTATGAGTCGTAACACTCTACGTTCTCTAGTTGATTCTGATGGAACCAGGGTGTCTTCACATGATGGGGTGGCTCAGATGGcagttaattattttagtaacaGTTTGGGATCCCAGGTGATTGGCTATAGAGAATTGTCCCCATTCATTGATGATATTGTCCAGTTCGAGTGGTCTGAGGAGTGTT gtttctttaaaggtgcTTGGTCTGTGGTTGGGGAAGATTTTTGTGATGCGGTTCTACATTTCTTTGAGACATGTTACCTTCCAGTGGGAGTTAATGCTACTACTATCACCCTCATTCCTAAACATAATGGGGCGGAGCGTTTGAAGGATTTTCGTCCTATTTCTTGTTGTAATGTGTTATGTAAATGCATTTCTAAAATTCTAGCGGATAGACTTCGTGTGTGGCTTCCTTCTTTTATCAGTAGTAATCAGTCTGCTTTTGTTCTTGGGAGGAGTATTATCGAGAACATTCTGCTTTGTCAGGAACTGGTGGGTGGATATCATCTTAACTCCGGTAAGCCTCGTTGTACTTTAAAAGTTGATCTTCAAAAAGCATATGACTCTGTTAATTGGGATTTTCTGTTTGGTTTGCTGATTGCTATTGGTACTCCGTTGAAATTTGTGAGTTGGATTAGGGCCTGTGTTACATCCACTATGTTCTCTATTATGATTAATGGCTCGCTGAAGGGGTTTTTTCATGGCAGGAAGGGTGTAAGACAAGGTGATCCTCTATCTCCCTTTCTCTTTGTGATGGTGATGGAAATTCTGTCTC GTTTGTTCGCAAATCCTAGGAAAAGCTCTATTTTTGTTGCAGGAGTTAATAATGAGAATGCTTCTCATCTGGCTGCTTGTATGGGTTTTGTCCGTGGAAATCTCCCTGTTCGTTATCTTGGCCTTCCTCTTTTGGCTGGTCGTTTATGTTCTAATGATTATGCTCCTCTGATTCATCGTATAACTAGCAGGATTCGTTCTTGGACCACTCGAGTTCTTTCGTTTGCAGGTAGACTGCAGCTTGTTCGTTTTGTGCTTCGTAGTCTGCAAGTGTACTGGGCTAGTGTGTTTGTTCTTCCTGCGTATGTGCACCATGAGGTGGACAAGATTCTCAGATCTTATCTTTGGAGGGGTAAGGAGGAAGGTAGAGGAGGTATTAAAGTGGCTTGGGTGGATGTGTGTCTTCCCTTTGAGGAGGGCGGCCTTGGTATTCGAGATGGCCCTTCTTGGAATATTGCGAGTACTTTGAAGATTTTGTGGCTTATGTTGACTAATTCGGGGTCTCTTTGGGTGGCTTGGGTGGAAGCTTATATATTGAAAGGGAGGTCTGTGTGGGATGTTGATAGTAGAGTGGGTCGATCTTGGTATCTTCGGGCAATCTTACGTAAGCGAGAGAAGCTGAAGCATCTTGTTAGGATGAAGGTGGGAAATGGTAATAGTTGTAGAGTTTGGCTTGATTCGTGGTTGCCGGGAGGTGCCATTTTGGAGCAGGTTGGGGAGAGAGTGATGTATGATGCAGCTAGTCGGAGGGAGGCTAGACTCTCTGACTTTATTGACCCTGATGGAGAATGGCTTTGGCCACGAGTTTCTTTGGATTTAATTGACTTATGGGAGAGGGTTCAGGAGGTCAGTCCGTGTCTTAGTGTTAGTGATAGTTGGGTATGGGTTCCTGGTCATCAGGGTGGTTTCTCTATTGCAAGTGCATGGGAAGCTGTTCGTCCTAGGGGTGGTCGGGTTTTATGGGATGGATTATTGTGGGGTGGGGGAAATATCCCAAAACATTCCTTCTGTGCGTGGTTGGCTATTAAAGATAGGTTGGGTACTAGAGATAGATTGCATAGGTGGGATAGTTCAGTACTGTTGTCGTGCATTCTATGTCAGGGGGGAATGGAGTCTCGCGATCACTTATTCTTTTCGTGTTCGTTTGGGGGGGATGTTTGGTCTAGGGTTCTTCGGATCATGGCTTCCTCTCATAGGATTGGGCATTGGGGGGTTGAGTTGTTTTGGATTTGTCATCAAGGTATTGGGAAGGGTGTGAGGAGGAAGCTGTGGCGTGTTCTTTGGTGCGCAACTATCTATTTTATTTGGAACGAGAGAAATCATCGGTTACATGGTGGTCAGGCTCATGATCCTATTGTCATCTTCCATCTTATATGTTCGTGGATTCGTGCCCGTGCTGGATCGTGGAGAGAGGATGCTCATCTACCTTTTTAA